The nucleotide window TCAATCACAAAAAATGAGAAGTTAACAAATTGGCAAAAGATTTTTGCCAGAGGAGTAACAATCGGGAGATCCGGAGGGCGAGTACACTCTCCCTCCGCGTAAATCAGTGCAATGCAGCAGTCAGACCGCCAGCCACAATCAAAGCCAGCACAATAACGGTGGTCACCAGTGAAAACTTCAGATCGGAACTCATCAATTTTTCTCCTTTTAATCCCCACACGGAAAGTGAGCTTGCTCATTTTTACACAGTTTACATCAAAAATCTTCCTGGATTTAAACTGATAACCACTTTTGCTCTTCCCCTTTTCATCAAGATAGGACAAAATTCCACGCTAAATTTATTAGCGTACCGGCCATTGACCCCCTCCTGACGTCCCGTGTCGTTTTCCTGGCGTGCCGCAATTCAAAAGTTGCGAGATAAGGGTGAGAGAAGGCAAACGTTTACCTTCCAGTTTTTCAGGAGCTTAGGATATGGTCTGGAGTGACATTTAATGGCAACAATTAAAGACGTAGCAAAACGCGCAAACGTTTCCACTACAACCGTATCACATGTAATTAACAAAACCCGCTTTGTTGCGGAAGAGACGCGTAATGCCGTTTGGGCAGCCATCAAAGAACTGCACTACTCACCAAGTGCGGTGGCTCGCAGCCTCAAGGTTAATCACACCAAATCCATTGGTTTGCTGGCCACCAGCAGTGAAGCGGCCTATTTTGCCGAGATCATTGAAGCGGTAGAGAAAAACTGTTTCCAGAAAGGCTACACCCTGATTCTGGGCAACGCATGGAACAGCATTGAAAAACAGCGTGCCTACCTGTCGATGATGGCACAAAAGCGCGTGGATGGCCTTCTGGTGATGTGTTCCGAATACCCGGAGTCTGTTCTTTCCATGCTGGAAGAGTACCGCCATATTCCGATGGTGGTCATGGACTGGGGTGAAGCGCGCGCCGATTTCACCGATTCCGTCATCGATAACGCCTTTGAAGGTGGTTATATGGCAGGTCGTTATCTGGTCGAGCGCGGCCACCGCGAGATTGGCGTGATCCCGGGTCCGCTTGAGCGCAATACCGGTGCCGGTCGTCTGGCGGGCTTTATGAAAGCGATGGAAGAAGCGCTGATCACCGTACCGGAAAACTGGATTGTGCAGGGCGACTTTGAGCCGGAATCCGGTTATCGCGCCATGCAGCAGATTGTCTCCCAACAGCACCGCCCCACCGCCGTCTTCTGTGGCGGGGACATCATGGCGATGGGCGCACTCTGTGCGGCGGATGAGCTGGGTCTGCGCGTGCCGCAGGATATTTCTGTGATCGGGTATGACAACGTGCGTAACTCGCGCTTCTTCACCCCGGCGCTGACCACCATTCACCAGCCGAAAGACTCACTGGGTGAAACGGCCTTCAATATGCTGATGGACAGGATCGTCAGCAAGCGCGAAGAGTCACAGTCCATTGAAGTTCACCCGCGTCTCATCGAACGTCGTTCCGTTGCGGATGGTCCATTCCGCGACTACCGTCGTTAATCGCCATACGGAGCCAGCTAAGCTGGCTCCCGTAGCCACTCCCGGTTCAGCGTTTCACTGTCTCCCAGATAATCCAGTAGCCAGGCCATCGCGGGCGATACATCGTTTTGTTGCCAGGTCAGACAGCAGGCCGCATCCGGGAACGGATTCTCCAGCGTCAGCGCAACCCATTCGCCGGTGTCGATCCTCGGACGGGCAAAATGGACAGGCACCATCCCCACGCACAGCCCGGCGCTGAGACAGGTCGCAGAAGATGCCCAGTCCGGCGCAACCACCCGTCGCTGGTTATCCAGCAGCCAGGTAATACGCTTGGGTAGCGAACGCGAGGTATCTTCCAGCACCAGCGACGGCCAGTTGCGTAGTGTATCGTCACTCAGCGGCCCCTCCATTGCTGCCAGCGGGTGATCGCTGGCCACCACACATTTCCAGCTCAGCATCCCCATATCGCGAAACGCATAGCGCCCCCCAACGGGGATTGCCTGGGTCGCGCCAATCGCCATCTCTACCCTGCCGTCCGCCAGCGCATCCCAGACACCGTTGAACACCTCCTGCGACACGCGCAGCTCGACATCCGAGAAATGGCGATAAAAATCAACAACCATCTGCCGGGTACGTTCGGGTTTGACGATGTTATCCACGGCAATGGAAAGATGCCCTCGCCAGCCGTTGGCTATCTGCTGACACTGTTCACGGGTGATCTGCATTTTTTTGATAACAGAACGCCCTTCTTTCAAAAACCACGCTCCTGCGGGCGTTAATTCCACATCGCGATGACGCCGCTCAAACAGCGGTACTGCCAGCCACTCCTCCAGCTGACGCACCGTATAGCTGATCGCCGACGGGACACGGTGCAGCTCCTGCGCTGCACCACTAAAGCTGCCGTTGCGTGCGACAGCATCCACGACTTCAAGAGAATAATCTGACCACATTTTCTGCCTGCAAAAAATTTGAATGCACCCGCCAAATATTAGCGTTTCACAAGCCGGTTTGCACTCCCTACACTCTGCGCCAACATACCCCTGCCTCCTTAAAGAGAATAAAACCATGCAACCCAGGAAAGGATTTTTAGTCTGGCTCGGCGGCTTAAGC belongs to Enterobacter cloacae and includes:
- the purR gene encoding HTH-type transcriptional repressor PurR is translated as MATIKDVAKRANVSTTTVSHVINKTRFVAEETRNAVWAAIKELHYSPSAVARSLKVNHTKSIGLLATSSEAAYFAEIIEAVEKNCFQKGYTLILGNAWNSIEKQRAYLSMMAQKRVDGLLVMCSEYPESVLSMLEEYRHIPMVVMDWGEARADFTDSVIDNAFEGGYMAGRYLVERGHREIGVIPGPLERNTGAGRLAGFMKAMEEALITVPENWIVQGDFEPESGYRAMQQIVSQQHRPTAVFCGGDIMAMGALCAADELGLRVPQDISVIGYDNVRNSRFFTPALTTIHQPKDSLGETAFNMLMDRIVSKREESQSIEVHPRLIERRSVADGPFRDYRR
- a CDS encoding LysR family transcriptional regulator, with product MWSDYSLEVVDAVARNGSFSGAAQELHRVPSAISYTVRQLEEWLAVPLFERRHRDVELTPAGAWFLKEGRSVIKKMQITREQCQQIANGWRGHLSIAVDNIVKPERTRQMVVDFYRHFSDVELRVSQEVFNGVWDALADGRVEMAIGATQAIPVGGRYAFRDMGMLSWKCVVASDHPLAAMEGPLSDDTLRNWPSLVLEDTSRSLPKRITWLLDNQRRVVAPDWASSATCLSAGLCVGMVPVHFARPRIDTGEWVALTLENPFPDAACCLTWQQNDVSPAMAWLLDYLGDSETLNREWLREPA